A single region of the Kiloniellales bacterium genome encodes:
- a CDS encoding methylenetetrahydrofolate reductase: MTAAGTLAERLEQGIFVVTAEVTPALSADPEVFLRRAAPLKGLADAVNVTDAAGARATLSSLAGAALLVGDGIEPILQVTCRDRNRIGLASDLIGAAALGIRNILVLHGDSPEAGDQPEAKPVYDLDSRGVMTLVRQMREQGTLPSGRAIEPPPRLLIGGADTPFDPPEGWQPESLRAKADAGADFIQTQFVFDPEVAERYFQRLADHGLTERLAFIVGVGPLASARSARWMNDNLFGVTVPESVIARLEAAEDQAAEGRRICVELIQTYAEMAGVAGVHIMAPMKGADTIAQVIEDSGILKARAAKAVTA, translated from the coding sequence ATGACCGCGGCTGGGACCCTGGCGGAACGCCTCGAGCAGGGCATCTTTGTCGTCACGGCCGAGGTCACCCCGGCCCTCTCGGCCGATCCGGAGGTCTTTCTGCGCCGGGCCGCTCCCCTGAAGGGCCTGGCCGACGCGGTCAACGTGACCGACGCGGCGGGCGCGCGCGCCACCCTCTCCAGCCTGGCGGGCGCAGCCCTGCTCGTGGGAGACGGCATCGAGCCGATCCTCCAGGTGACCTGTCGCGACCGCAACCGCATCGGTCTGGCCAGCGACCTTATCGGCGCCGCGGCCCTGGGGATCCGGAACATCCTGGTCCTGCACGGCGACAGTCCCGAGGCCGGCGACCAGCCCGAGGCCAAGCCGGTCTACGACCTCGATTCGCGCGGCGTCATGACCCTGGTTCGGCAGATGCGCGAGCAGGGCACCCTGCCGTCGGGCCGGGCGATCGAACCGCCGCCGCGGCTTCTGATTGGCGGCGCGGATACCCCCTTCGACCCGCCCGAGGGGTGGCAGCCCGAGAGCCTGCGGGCCAAGGCCGACGCCGGCGCCGACTTCATTCAGACCCAGTTCGTGTTCGACCCCGAGGTAGCCGAGCGCTACTTCCAGCGGCTGGCGGATCACGGCCTGACCGAGCGGCTCGCCTTCATCGTGGGGGTCGGCCCGCTCGCTTCAGCCCGTTCCGCCCGCTGGATGAACGACAACCTCTTTGGTGTCACGGTCCCGGAGAGCGTCATCGCGCGGCTCGAGGCGGCCGAAGACCAGGCCGCCGAGGGGCGGCGCATCTGCGTCGAGCTGATCCAGACCTACGCCGAGATGGCCGGCGTGGCGGGCGTGCATATCATGGCGCCCATGAAGGGCGCCGACACGATCGCCCAGGTGATCGAGGACTCGGGGATCCTGAAGGCGCGGGCTGCGAAGGCTGTGACAGCCTAG
- the hspQ gene encoding heat shock protein HspQ: MTMKMAKYRIGEIVRHRFYAFRGVVFDVDPVFSNTEEWWEAIPENIRPAKDQPFYHLLAENDDTTYVAYVSEQNLIPDDSGKPVSHPQVSDLFRGLEDGLYVVRQNMAN, translated from the coding sequence ATGACCATGAAGATGGCCAAATACCGGATCGGAGAAATCGTTCGCCACAGGTTCTACGCCTTTCGCGGCGTTGTCTTCGATGTCGACCCCGTTTTCTCCAACACCGAGGAATGGTGGGAGGCGATCCCGGAGAACATTCGTCCGGCCAAGGACCAGCCTTTCTACCACCTGCTGGCCGAGAACGACGACACGACCTACGTCGCCTACGTCTCGGAACAGAACCTGATCCCCGACGACAGCGGCAAGCCTGTCTCCCACCCTCAGGTGAGCGACCTTTTCCGTGGGCTCGAAGACGGTCTCTACGTGGTGCGCCAGAATATGGCGAACTAA
- a CDS encoding gamma-butyrobetaine hydroxylase-like domain-containing protein produces the protein MKRRGTVTPEDSRRYAIADLHALNHSLQVSWRDGHGSRFPSVWLLQACSCPRCGPTESAVRLTRLTDQPARPRIVAAVLREGTVEVDWGGGHVSCFSPRWLRGHCLSPEERARRKPAPRLWGREMADRLPRMDYQAVAGNAASHLAFLETLRDLGFVILQDVPKERSRTEEVASLVGKLRITNYGIFELESKAEPEIVGDMSVALQPHTDEPYR, from the coding sequence GTGAAAAGGCGGGGTACAGTCACGCCGGAAGACTCGCGGCGTTACGCCATCGCCGATCTTCACGCCTTGAATCATTCTCTTCAGGTTTCCTGGCGCGACGGGCACGGCAGTCGTTTTCCCTCGGTCTGGCTGCTCCAGGCCTGCAGCTGTCCGCGCTGCGGCCCGACCGAGTCGGCGGTGCGCCTGACCAGGCTGACCGACCAGCCGGCCCGGCCGAGGATCGTGGCTGCCGTCCTGCGCGAGGGGACGGTCGAGGTGGACTGGGGCGGCGGCCACGTCTCGTGCTTCTCGCCTCGCTGGCTGCGCGGTCACTGCCTTTCGCCCGAGGAACGCGCGCGGCGCAAGCCGGCGCCGAGGCTCTGGGGCCGGGAGATGGCCGATCGCCTGCCCAGGATGGACTACCAAGCGGTTGCCGGAAACGCCGCGTCCCATCTGGCTTTCCTGGAGACTTTGCGGGACCTCGGCTTCGTGATCCTGCAGGACGTGCCGAAGGAACGCTCGCGCACCGAGGAGGTCGCCTCCCTGGTCGGCAAGCTGCGCATCACGAACTACGGCATCTTCGAGCTGGAGAGCAAGGCGGAGCCGGAGATCGTCGGCGACATGTCGGTCGCGCTCCAGCCCCACACGGACGAGCCCTACCG